One window from the genome of Haemorhous mexicanus isolate bHaeMex1 chromosome 22, bHaeMex1.pri, whole genome shotgun sequence encodes:
- the DDX52 gene encoding probable ATP-dependent RNA helicase DDX52, whose product METHELFRRLGAGARFDVRRFGLDARRFGVVKGNRGSVSLESLDFFGNKEGAPQGAAEEGRGLAGAEEEVKQQKDGAGKNDGKRKRTAESSEGKRKKKKTRGAVSMPELSENNGIKWMSSLEAKFEDAKEKKPTAEKLERLRREKVNRFRHQHRISIQGTDLPDPIATFEQLQEEYKVHPKILENIQAAGFHVPTAIQMQAIPVMLHGRELLASAPTGSGKTLAFCIPLLTHLKQPRNKGFRALIISPTRELASQTHRELVKLAEGTGFRIHMIHKAAEAAKKFGPKSSKKFDILVTTPNRLIYLLKEDPPAIDLSSVEWLVVDESDKLFEDGKSGFRDQLGTIFLACTSHLARRALFSATFAHDVEEWCKLNLDNLVLVSVGARNSAAETVEQELLFVGSETGKLTAMRELVKKGFAPPVLVFVQSIERAKELFHELIYEGINVDVIHADKTQQQRDKVVQSFRAGKIWVLICSALLARGMDFKGVNMVINYDLPTSAVEYIHRIGRTGRAGHRGKAVTFFTEDDKPLLRSIANVIQRAGCPVPEYIKHLPKLQSKQKKKFIKKPLTRESICTTPKCFLKKGKRKMKTTKENPKGKKKGKEDKNGSKLQTVAES is encoded by the exons ATGGAGACCCACGAGCTGTTCCGCCGCTTGGGCGCCGGGGCTCGCTTTGACGTGCGGCGCTTCGGGCTGGACGCGCGGCGCTTCGGG GTGGTTAAAGGGAACCGCGGCAGCGTCTCGCTGGAGAGCCTCGACTTCTTCGGGAATAAGGAGGGAGCCCCTCAGGGAGCTGcggaggagggcagggggctcGCAGGGGCTGAAGAGGAGGTGAAGCAGCAAAAAGATGGAGCGGGGAAAAACgatggaaagaggaaaagaacgGCAGAAAGCagtgaagggaaaagaaaaaagaaaaagacacgAG GAGCAGTATCAATGCCAGAGCTGTCAGAAAACAATGGAATAAAGTGGATGTCCTCTCTGGAAGCAAAATTtgaagatgcaaaagaaaaaaaacctactgCAGAGAAGCTTGAACGCTTGAGGAGAGAAAAG GTCAATCGCttcaggcaccagcacaggatCAGCATTCAGGGAACAGATCTCCCTGACCCCATTGCCACCTTTGAGCAGCTTCAGGAGGAGTACAAAGTCCACCCTAAAATCCTGGAGAACATCCAGGCTGCAGGCTTCCATGTCCCAACAGCCATCCAGATGCAGGCAATTCCTGTCATGCTGCAC GGTCGGGAGCTTCTGGCTTCAGCTCCTACAGGGTCTGGGAAAACACTGGCATTTTGTATCCCTCTCTTAACACATCTGAAACAACCCAGGAACAAAGGATTCAGGGCTCTGATCATATCACCCACCCGAGAACTTGCCAGCCAG ACCCACAGGGAGCTGGTGAAGCTGGCAGAGGGCACAGGCTTCAGAATCCACATGATCCACAAGGCAGCTGAGGCAGCCAAGAAGTTTGGGCCCAAGTCTTCCAAGAAATTTG ATATACTGGTTACTACTCCCAACAGACTCATTTATCTGCTGAAAGAAGATCCTCCAGCAATAGACTTGAGCAG CGTGGAGTGGCTGGTGGTGGATGAGTCAGACAAGCTGTTTGAGGATGGCAAGTCAGGATTCAGGGACCAGCTGGGCACAATCTTCCTGGCATGCACCTCCCACCTGGCCAGGAGGGCCCTGTTCAGCGCTACCTTTGCCCACGACGTGGAGGAGTGGTGTAAGCTCAACCTGGACAACCTCGTGCTGGTGTCTGTTGGGGCAAG AAactctgcagcagagacagTAGAACAAGAGCTGCTGTTTGTTGGATCTGAGACAGGAAAACTAACAGCAATGAGAGAGCTTGTTAAAAAG GGTTTTGCCCCTCCAGTCCTTGTTTTCGTACAGTCTATTGAGAGGGCTAAAGAGCTTTTCCATGAGCTTATTTATGAAGGCATCAATGTGGATGTCATCCATGCAGACAAGACTCAACAACAG AGAGACAAAGTAGTGCAGAGTTTCAGAGCTGGGAAGATCTGGGTGCTCATCTGCTCTGCATTACTGGCTCGAGGGATGGACTTCAAAGGTGTGAACATGGTCATCAATTATGATTTGCCAACGAGTGCAGTGGAATACATCCACAGGATAG GTCGTactggcagagcaggacacagaggGAAGGCAGTCACTTTCTTTACAGAAGATGATAAACCTTTATTACGGAG TATTGCCAACGTTATCCAACGAGCTGGCTGTCCTGTGCCAGAATACATAAAACATTTGCCCAAACTGCAGAG caaacaaaagaagaaattcatTAAGAAACCTTTGACGAGAGAATCCATTTGTACCACCCCAAAGTGcttcttgaaaaaaggcaaaagaaaaat GAAAACTACAAAGGAAAATCctaagggaaagaagaaaggtaaagaagacaaaaatggCAGTAAATTACAGACTGTTGCAGAAAGCTGA